In Portunus trituberculatus isolate SZX2019 chromosome 44, ASM1759143v1, whole genome shotgun sequence, a single window of DNA contains:
- the LOC123518550 gene encoding immediate early response 3-interacting protein 1-like encodes MAFGVYSLLEAAVLCLNAVCVLNEERFLSKLPGWGGSHVQGFGEEPGIKTQIFHFIRSVKTVMKYPLIPLNICIILFKLIFG; translated from the exons ATGGCATTTGGTGTGTATAGTTTGCTGGAGGCCGCCGTGCTGTGCCTCAATGCAGTGTGCGTCTTAAACGAGGAAAGATTTTTATCTAAAT tgCCTGGATGGGGAGGTTCACATGTCCAAGGCTTTGGAGAAGAACCAGGCATAAAAACTCaaatctttcatttcattcgcTCTGTCAAGACAGTAATGAAGT atCCCCTGATTCCTCTGAACATCTGTATCATTCTTTTCAAACTTATTTTTGGATGA